Proteins from one Acidiphilium multivorum AIU301 genomic window:
- a CDS encoding O-fucosyltransferase family protein — protein sequence MRSLVISPQAGFGNRLRSLCTGIFLGQITNRKVFHYWIPDDNLSHVENVNDMKRITPEYFFDFSIPLFEKNEVDIIFSEWDQNDFWHKQQSTAYNNLKFRNFRKYISIDEIINSEDDIVVVETSLELFPDNINIPTSTIMSAIYCNYFKLSQKWNNFISNIPVFDIGFSIRRGNFLHYNPKSEISLENAMARINSTPGTKIIFSDDHEYVSRLRKMTGAVMDIDMSITQGTVDHYFSQFLILSRCLKVIGTQGSSFPEQAAIFGNVPFEPI from the coding sequence ATGCGATCTTTAGTTATTTCGCCGCAAGCTGGATTTGGAAATCGCCTACGGTCTCTTTGTACTGGAATATTTCTTGGGCAAATTACGAATCGTAAAGTATTCCATTACTGGATTCCTGACGATAATCTAAGTCATGTCGAAAATGTAAATGACATGAAGCGTATAACTCCAGAATATTTTTTTGATTTTTCTATACCGTTGTTTGAAAAAAATGAAGTCGATATTATTTTTAGTGAGTGGGATCAAAATGATTTTTGGCACAAACAGCAATCAACTGCTTACAATAATTTGAAATTTCGGAATTTTCGGAAGTATATTTCAATAGATGAGATTATTAATTCAGAAGATGATATCGTTGTGGTAGAAACTTCACTAGAATTATTCCCTGACAATATCAATATTCCTACCTCTACCATTATGTCAGCTATTTACTGTAATTATTTTAAATTATCGCAAAAATGGAATAATTTTATTTCTAACATTCCTGTATTTGATATCGGTTTTTCTATTCGGAGAGGAAATTTTCTTCACTATAACCCAAAATCGGAAATATCTCTAGAAAATGCTATGGCTCGAATTAATTCTACGCCGGGCACTAAAATAATTTTTAGCGACGACCATGAATATGTTTCGAGATTACGTAAAATGACTGGTGCCGTAATGGATATTGATATGTCTATTACACAGGGAACTGTTGATCATTATTTTTCTCAATTCTTGATACTGTCTCGATGCCTTAAGGTCATTGGCACGCAGGGGTCGTCTTTCCCGGAACAGGCAGCTATTTTCGGCAATGTTCCTTTCGAGCCAATCTGA